Proteins from a genomic interval of Amycolatopsis sp. cg13:
- a CDS encoding PQQ-binding-like beta-propeller repeat protein — MNESGFRAAIASTAAVLIIGSPVPAQAAPEAAGHLRQAAASDWPTYHRDNARTGDAADLAPLGTLGTAWQSTLDGAVYGQPLVVGGQILAATENNTVYALDPATGATRWSAHIGEPARRSELPCGNIDPLGITSTMVYDQATSRVYALAELTGGQHVLVGVNTGTGAVEVRTPLEPPKGDAVAHQQRAALTLFDGRVYVPYGGLAGDCANYIGSVASVTTAGTDPISYAVPTTREAGIWAPGGGVVDGQRLLYSVGNGESTMAYDDSDSVLALSPSLQRVDLFAPDTWADDNAQDLDLGSSSPTLLGDHVIAVGKRGTGYVLNHDKLGGIGGQLAQADICQSFGGSATSGDTAYLPCTDGPAAVRVDAAGTPTVVWRAAVSANGSPTVGGGAVWVVDWNTGDLYALSPADGTVRSQINLGTVPHFASPTLSGDHAYVGTMTGVVAVSGA; from the coding sequence ATGAACGAATCTGGCTTTCGCGCGGCGATCGCGAGCACAGCCGCCGTGCTGATCATCGGCTCTCCGGTACCGGCGCAGGCCGCTCCGGAGGCCGCCGGTCATCTCCGGCAGGCCGCCGCGAGCGACTGGCCGACCTATCACCGCGACAACGCGCGTACCGGCGACGCCGCCGATCTCGCGCCGCTGGGCACGCTCGGAACGGCCTGGCAGTCCACTTTGGACGGCGCGGTGTACGGGCAGCCGCTGGTGGTCGGCGGGCAAATCCTGGCCGCCACGGAAAACAACACCGTGTACGCGCTCGACCCGGCCACGGGCGCGACGCGCTGGTCGGCCCATATCGGCGAACCGGCGCGCCGGTCGGAACTGCCGTGCGGGAACATCGATCCGCTCGGCATCACCAGCACCATGGTGTACGACCAGGCGACGTCGCGGGTCTACGCGCTGGCCGAACTCACCGGCGGGCAGCACGTGCTGGTCGGGGTGAACACGGGAACCGGTGCGGTGGAGGTGCGCACGCCACTGGAGCCGCCGAAAGGCGACGCGGTGGCCCACCAGCAGCGAGCGGCGCTGACCCTGTTCGACGGCCGGGTCTATGTGCCTTACGGCGGACTGGCTGGCGACTGCGCCAACTACATCGGCTCAGTGGCATCGGTGACCACCGCCGGTACCGACCCGATCAGCTACGCCGTGCCGACCACCAGGGAAGCCGGGATCTGGGCCCCGGGTGGCGGCGTCGTCGACGGGCAACGGCTCCTTTATTCGGTGGGCAACGGCGAATCCACCATGGCCTACGACGACAGCGATTCCGTGCTGGCCCTGTCGCCCTCCCTGCAGCGGGTGGACCTGTTCGCCCCGGACACCTGGGCCGACGACAACGCACAGGACCTGGATCTCGGTTCGTCCAGTCCGACCCTGCTCGGCGACCACGTGATCGCGGTCGGCAAACGGGGCACCGGGTACGTGCTGAACCACGACAAGCTCGGCGGCATCGGCGGGCAACTGGCCCAGGCCGATATCTGCCAGTCCTTCGGCGGGAGCGCGACCAGCGGAGACACCGCCTACCTGCCTTGCACCGACGGTCCGGCAGCAGTGCGCGTCGACGCGGCCGGCACTCCCACCGTGGTCTGGCGCGCCGCAGTCTCCGCGAACGGCTCCCCGACGGTAGGCGGCGGCGCGGTGTGGGTGGTGGACTGGAACACCGGAGACCTGTACGCACTGTCCCCGGCCGACGGCACGGTGCGGAGTCAGATCAACCTGGGCACTGTCCCGCACTTCGCCTCTCCCACCCTGTCCGGTGACCACGCGTACGTGGGCACCATGACCGGCGTGGTGGCTGTCTCCGGAGCCTGA
- a CDS encoding nucleotide disphospho-sugar-binding domain-containing protein, producing MRVLVTAAVPSHLMSIIPLAWALRSMGHEVLVAGKADVTATARSAGLCTADVREADSGLDARRKAAAKPVSPDGPPDWARMADNWRARVGNVLDSYLETARQFRPDLVVTDPIEYSGPVLAGLLGIPYAVHRWGPESLSSDALPHARTALADLGPFNAPSAIVDPCPPSLQAPEATPASHPLRFVPFNGSGTVPRWPSDGRTRLCVSLGMFGFSVLAGDGSATVLEVLAGKLAGRTDLDVVLPVPAEYLEQVRELPAPVRVVPQVPLNTVLGDCALVLHHGGSGTALTAATFGLPQLVMPQAHPALASCAERLFKTGVARETGAEPAEVIDEVLASGNEAGRAAELREEMLALPTPAETADALTREFA from the coding sequence ATGCGCGTACTGGTCACCGCGGCGGTGCCCAGCCACCTCATGTCGATCATCCCGCTTGCCTGGGCATTGCGTTCGATGGGCCACGAAGTACTGGTCGCGGGCAAAGCCGACGTAACCGCCACCGCGCGCAGTGCCGGCCTGTGCACCGCCGACGTCCGCGAAGCCGACAGCGGACTCGACGCCCGCCGCAAGGCCGCCGCGAAGCCCGTGTCCCCGGACGGCCCGCCCGACTGGGCGCGGATGGCGGACAACTGGCGCGCGCGAGTCGGCAACGTGCTCGACAGCTACCTGGAAACGGCGCGGCAGTTCCGCCCGGACCTGGTGGTCACCGACCCCATCGAATACAGCGGCCCGGTACTCGCCGGTCTGCTCGGCATCCCCTACGCCGTCCACCGGTGGGGCCCGGAGTCGTTGTCCAGCGACGCCCTTCCCCACGCACGAACGGCACTCGCCGACCTGGGGCCGTTCAACGCCCCCTCGGCCATCGTCGACCCGTGCCCGCCCAGCCTGCAAGCCCCCGAAGCGACCCCGGCGAGCCATCCCCTGCGCTTCGTCCCCTTCAACGGCTCCGGCACGGTGCCGAGGTGGCCGTCCGACGGCCGGACGCGGCTCTGCGTATCGCTCGGCATGTTCGGCTTCAGCGTGCTCGCCGGCGACGGTTCGGCCACCGTGCTGGAAGTACTGGCCGGCAAGCTCGCGGGACGCACCGATCTGGACGTGGTGCTGCCCGTACCCGCCGAATACCTGGAGCAGGTGCGCGAGCTGCCCGCTCCCGTACGCGTCGTACCACAAGTCCCGCTCAACACCGTCCTCGGCGACTGCGCGCTGGTGCTGCATCACGGCGGCTCCGGCACCGCGCTGACCGCCGCGACGTTCGGTCTGCCGCAACTAGTGATGCCCCAGGCCCACCCCGCGCTGGCGAGCTGCGCGGAACGCCTGTTCAAGACCGGCGTCGCCCGGGAGACCGGTGCCGAGCCGGCGGAAGTGATCGACGAGGTCCTGGCCTCCGGCAACGAGGCCGGGCGAGCCGCCGAACTGCGGGAGGAAATGCTCGCGCTGCCGACACCGGCCGAGACCGCGGACGCGCTGACGCGGGAATTCGCCTGA
- a CDS encoding LLM class flavin-dependent oxidoreductase, protein MAARGPAGLSVRLSCALPPSAAIAEQARQAERLGYHRVWVFDSPALHGDLWIALAQVAAATERIGLGSGVAVAGLRHPMVTAAAAAAVAETAPGRLTLAFGTGHTARRALGQRPVRVAGLVREVRQVRSLLAGDVVEIDGKPCQLRQLPGFGPARPVDVPVWLAASGPRTAEAAAGLDVPGVLTTGLPGRPWPECALLRFGTVLRPGEDHAAPRVVEAAGPGWASIVHAVWENDPAAVDELPGGQRWRAEIEAARPEPERHLDVHQGHLTTLTARDRGLAAGAGPALLTPGWTGTPAQLRDKADQAAAAGVTEIVYVPAWPDVTAELAAYAEALLAP, encoded by the coding sequence GTGGCAGCCCGCGGACCGGCGGGGTTGAGCGTGCGCTTGTCGTGTGCGCTGCCGCCGTCGGCCGCGATCGCCGAGCAGGCCCGCCAGGCCGAGCGGCTCGGCTATCACCGGGTGTGGGTCTTCGATTCGCCCGCACTGCACGGAGATCTGTGGATCGCGCTGGCACAGGTCGCCGCGGCGACCGAACGGATCGGGCTGGGCAGCGGGGTCGCCGTCGCCGGCCTGCGCCATCCGATGGTGACCGCCGCCGCGGCCGCCGCGGTGGCCGAAACAGCGCCAGGGCGGCTGACCCTGGCGTTCGGGACCGGCCACACCGCCCGCCGCGCCCTCGGGCAACGGCCGGTCCGGGTCGCCGGCCTCGTCCGCGAGGTGCGGCAGGTGCGGTCGCTGCTCGCCGGCGACGTCGTGGAGATCGACGGAAAGCCTTGTCAGCTGCGGCAGTTGCCGGGCTTCGGGCCCGCCCGGCCGGTGGACGTCCCGGTCTGGCTGGCCGCCTCGGGGCCGCGAACCGCCGAGGCCGCCGCCGGCCTCGATGTCCCCGGCGTGCTGACGACCGGCTTGCCCGGCCGGCCTTGGCCCGAATGCGCCCTGCTGCGCTTCGGCACCGTGCTGCGGCCGGGCGAGGACCACGCCGCGCCGCGCGTCGTCGAGGCCGCCGGGCCCGGCTGGGCCAGCATCGTCCACGCCGTCTGGGAAAACGATCCGGCCGCGGTCGACGAACTGCCCGGCGGGCAGCGCTGGCGCGCCGAGATCGAGGCCGCCCGACCGGAGCCGGAACGGCACCTCGACGTCCATCAGGGGCATCTGACCACGTTGACCGCCCGGGACCGCGGCCTGGCCGCCGGCGCGGGCCCGGCGCTGCTCACCCCGGGCTGGACCGGCACCCCGGCGCAACTGCGAGACAAGGCGGACCAAGCGGCGGCGGCCGGGGTGACCGAGATCGTTTACGTCCCCGCCTGGCCCGACGTAACCGCGGAACTCGCCGCGTACGCCGAGGCACTGCTCGCGCCGTGA
- a CDS encoding TetR/AcrR family transcriptional regulator produces MTPNRPVIEANRRGKREQIVDAARQVLARDGLAACTARAVADASPLTKSAVHYYFDEIHDVVDLAMREHVTAMTAELRRTADRESDPAEKLRAVVRAYLATFADRPHAAFLWFEYWIDTGRRQASEAVAATLDDMGALFGELTARLPVDDPEDAPHALLSWLLGTVVQQQIRPRPVARLLRELDSVLGTGSG; encoded by the coding sequence GTGACACCGAACAGGCCCGTGATCGAAGCCAACCGGCGCGGCAAGCGCGAGCAGATCGTCGACGCCGCCAGACAAGTCCTGGCCCGTGACGGGCTCGCGGCCTGCACTGCGCGCGCGGTCGCCGACGCGAGCCCGCTGACCAAGAGCGCCGTGCACTACTACTTCGACGAGATCCACGACGTCGTGGACCTCGCGATGCGAGAACACGTGACGGCGATGACGGCCGAGTTGCGCCGGACCGCCGACCGCGAGTCCGATCCAGCCGAGAAACTGCGCGCGGTCGTGCGGGCTTACCTGGCCACCTTCGCCGACCGGCCGCACGCCGCGTTCTTGTGGTTCGAATACTGGATCGACACCGGCCGTCGGCAGGCGTCCGAGGCCGTGGCCGCGACGCTGGACGACATGGGCGCGCTGTTCGGGGAACTGACCGCGCGACTGCCGGTCGACGATCCCGAGGACGCGCCCCACGCGCTGCTGTCCTGGTTGCTGGGAACCGTTGTGCAACAACAGATCCGGCCGCGTCCGGTGGCGCGGCTCCTGCGGGAGCTGGACTCCGTGCTCGGGACGGGCTCCGGATGA
- the rfbA gene encoding glucose-1-phosphate thymidylyltransferase RfbA, whose translation MRGIILAGGHGTRLHPITRSVSKQLLPVYDKPMIYYPLSTLMLAGIREILVICTPRDLTLFENLLGDGSWLGIEITYAVQYEPRGLADAFLIGADHIGDEDCALILGDNIFHGHRFSELLVRHHSPVEGCVLFGYPVTDPERYGVAEIDETGHLLSLEEKPRHPKSNLAVTGLYFYDRHVVDIARGLKPSPRGELEITDVNRHYLDAGAARLVPLGRGFAWLDTGTYGSLMDAGQYIQLLEHRQGVRIACLEEVALRMGYIDAAECHRLGEDMAHSDYGRYVLTVAGAQQVAGPVML comes from the coding sequence ATGCGCGGAATCATCCTCGCCGGCGGTCACGGGACGCGGTTGCACCCCATCACGCGGAGCGTGTCGAAGCAGCTCCTGCCGGTCTACGACAAACCCATGATCTACTACCCGCTCTCGACGCTGATGCTCGCGGGCATCCGGGAAATCCTCGTGATCTGCACCCCGCGCGACCTCACGCTGTTCGAGAACCTGCTGGGCGACGGCAGCTGGCTGGGCATCGAAATCACCTACGCCGTGCAATACGAACCGCGTGGCCTCGCCGACGCGTTCCTGATCGGCGCCGACCACATCGGCGACGAGGACTGCGCGCTGATCCTGGGCGACAACATCTTCCACGGCCACCGCTTCTCCGAACTCCTGGTCCGCCACCACTCCCCGGTCGAAGGCTGCGTGCTGTTCGGCTACCCCGTGACCGACCCGGAGCGCTACGGCGTGGCCGAGATCGACGAGACCGGCCACTTGCTGTCGCTGGAAGAGAAACCCCGGCACCCCAAGTCGAACCTCGCGGTGACCGGCTTGTACTTCTACGACCGGCACGTGGTGGACATCGCCCGCGGCCTGAAGCCGTCTCCGCGCGGCGAGCTGGAAATCACCGACGTGAACCGGCACTACCTGGACGCCGGAGCCGCCCGGCTCGTCCCGCTCGGACGCGGGTTCGCCTGGCTCGACACCGGCACCTACGGCTCGCTCATGGACGCCGGGCAGTACATCCAGCTGCTGGAACACCGCCAGGGCGTGCGGATCGCCTGTCTCGAGGAAGTGGCACTGCGCATGGGTTACATCGATGCGGCCGAATGCCACCGACTGGGCGAGGACATGGCGCACTCGGACTACGGTCGCTATGTCCTGACTGTCGCCGGCGCACAGCAGGTCGCGGGACCGGTGATGCTCTAA
- a CDS encoding VOC family protein, with the protein MSHKFVFHDVRTADLAASRRFYTELFGWAVDDTPAGPMFGDDNGAWGGFTPLSDGDARRPQWIPYVQVSDVDAAARRAVALGGRIVKPRTDLPPGSVTVVDEPGGATLALWQPADRRG; encoded by the coding sequence ATGTCCCACAAATTCGTGTTCCACGACGTCCGGACCGCCGACTTGGCGGCCTCGCGCCGCTTCTACACCGAACTGTTCGGCTGGGCGGTCGACGACACCCCCGCCGGGCCGATGTTCGGCGACGACAACGGCGCCTGGGGCGGGTTCACTCCGCTGTCCGACGGCGATGCACGGCGCCCGCAGTGGATTCCCTACGTCCAGGTGTCCGATGTGGACGCCGCGGCCCGGCGCGCGGTCGCGCTGGGAGGGCGGATCGTCAAGCCGCGCACCGATTTGCCGCCGGGTTCGGTGACCGTCGTCGACGAACCCGGCGGCGCGACGCTCGCGCTGTGGCAGCCCGCGGACCGGCGGGGTTGA